A single window of Fervidicoccus fontis Kam940 DNA harbors:
- a CDS encoding helix-turn-helix domain-containing protein: MERYYSTRKVCEILGIANRTLRRWIAEGRIRAVNVYGRGRIVGDRLHLYIVFFK; encoded by the coding sequence TTGGAGCGCTATTACAGTACTAGAAAGGTTTGTGAGATACTCGGCATTGCCAATAGGACTTTGCGCAGGTGGATTGCTGAGGGGAGGATTAGGGCCGTCAACGTCTATGGCAGGGGGAGGATTGTTGGGGACAGGCTACACCTCTATATTGTATTCTTTAAGTAA
- a CDS encoding (2Fe-2S)-binding protein yields MARTITLKLNGRMRTVEVEDNETLLEVLRDRLGEMSVKAACWKGECGLCTVLFNGRPVKSCMVLGVEADGGEVVTAAGISRDGELAPVQKAFIEHGAFQCGFCTPAFVVATHYFLQKNPNPTREEVKEFLSGILCRCTGYKQIIDAVMDAAKYYRKQ; encoded by the coding sequence ATGGCAAGAACGATCACATTAAAGTTGAACGGAAGGATGAGGACTGTAGAAGTGGAAGACAACGAGACCTTGCTCGAAGTCCTGAGAGATAGGCTCGGCGAGATGAGTGTGAAGGCTGCGTGCTGGAAGGGCGAATGCGGCCTCTGCACGGTGCTCTTCAACGGGAGACCAGTGAAATCATGCATGGTGCTCGGAGTGGAGGCAGATGGAGGGGAAGTTGTGACAGCCGCAGGGATAAGCAGAGACGGAGAGCTAGCGCCCGTGCAGAAGGCGTTCATAGAGCATGGAGCCTTCCAGTGCGGCTTCTGCACTCCAGCCTTCGTCGTGGCAACACACTACTTCCTGCAGAAGAACCCGAACCCAACTAGAGAAGAGGTCAAGGAGTTCCTCAGCGGCATACTGTGCAGGTGCACTGGCTACAAGCAGATAATAGATGCCGTGATGGATGCGGCGAAGTACTACAGGAAGCAGTAG
- a CDS encoding ribbon-helix-helix domain-containing protein, producing the protein MGRIGTSLITCKIPIEMAQEIDDLVNRGHFESRSDAIRYAIGLLLSSKQRGDEQESAVRR; encoded by the coding sequence ATGGGGAGAATTGGAACATCTCTGATAACATGCAAGATCCCGATCGAAATGGCCCAAGAAATAGATGATCTGGTCAACAGAGGTCACTTTGAGAGCAGGAGCGACGCGATAAGGTATGCCATAGGTCTCCTCTTGAGCTCAAAGCAGAGAGGAGATGAACAGGAAAGTGCCGTTCGAAGATAG
- a CDS encoding DUF5320 domain-containing protein gives MGWWGRGWGRGWSPYPGNGPFSYLPPWERPGWKYGRGWCWWYYGYPYSSSYPYPVAPFWADKSAELRYLEDMRKYLEDVKKDIEARIEELKKSTQ, from the coding sequence ATGGGATGGTGGGGTAGAGGCTGGGGTAGAGGTTGGAGCCCCTATCCGGGTAACGGTCCTTTCAGCTATTTGCCTCCATGGGAGAGGCCTGGATGGAAGTATGGGAGAGGATGGTGCTGGTGGTACTATGGCTATCCATATAGCTCGAGCTATCCTTATCCGGTAGCACCTTTTTGGGCTGATAAGAGCGCAGAGCTCAGGTACCTTGAGGATATGAGAAAGTACCTGGAAGATGTTAAGAAGGATATAGAAGCGAGGATAGAGGAGCTGAAAAAGAGCACACAGTAA
- a CDS encoding tRNA(Phe) 7-((3-amino-3-carboxypropyl)-4-demethylwyosine(37)-N(4))-methyltransferase, with amino-acid sequence MLRFLKQSSSSFPEPKVFSSKKAGGLKNLIFWISAISISCETFRCEIGDAEMADPWERRKSAFLERIKRDREIGYLDPGIEETLDLINSREKSYTTSSCSGRISAVDSEFPWKRDDEHPIFKKHAPITEEELEDFLKVEPKDIIWLIVSGPILHICCRDIEEAREMLRVARQAGFKHSGIMSISEDCFMVELISGTQLFLPLKSRTKLFIEAGSMNDILFLVNESLSEGRNRLKRLNEALRA; translated from the coding sequence ATGCTTAGGTTTTTAAAACAAAGCTCATCATCATTTCCCGAGCCTAAAGTTTTTTCCTCGAAGAAAGCGGGTGGATTGAAAAATCTTATTTTTTGGATATCCGCTATTTCCATAAGTTGTGAAACATTCAGATGTGAGATCGGAGATGCGGAAATGGCGGATCCTTGGGAGAGGAGGAAGTCGGCTTTCCTCGAGAGGATAAAGAGAGATAGAGAGATCGGCTATCTTGACCCAGGAATAGAGGAGACGCTCGACCTCATAAACTCGAGGGAGAAGAGCTACACAACCTCCTCCTGCAGTGGCAGGATCTCCGCAGTAGACTCCGAGTTCCCATGGAAGAGGGACGATGAGCACCCAATCTTCAAGAAGCACGCTCCAATTACTGAGGAAGAGCTGGAGGACTTTCTCAAGGTAGAGCCGAAGGACATCATTTGGCTGATAGTGAGCGGACCTATACTGCACATATGCTGCAGGGATATAGAAGAGGCGAGGGAGATGCTGAGGGTGGCGAGGCAGGCTGGGTTCAAGCATTCGGGCATAATGAGCATATCCGAGGACTGCTTCATGGTGGAGCTCATAAGTGGGACTCAGCTCTTTCTCCCGCTGAAGAGCAGGACAAAGCTATTTATAGAAGCAGGCTCCATGAATGATATCCTGTTTCTCGTCAACGAATCCCTCTCGGAAGGGAGAAATAGGCTGAAGAGGCTCAACGAGGCTCTGAGGGCGTGA
- a CDS encoding P-loop NTPase, whose amino-acid sequence MLEIAVASGKGGVGKSTLSSTLILYLKERGYDIIAVDADADAPNLHLIFEVERWDKEEPYSDSWVSEIDYFRCVNCGICHNVCTYGAVSLVEGRYYINPMICEGCLTCSLACPEKAIRRKRVNRGVIRLSYTKYGFPLWASELSPGRPNSGRLVTEIKNRAKAMAKENTISVVDSAAGIGCQVISSLSGANVALLVAEPTPASLSDLKRIHTIAKQFSLPSALVINKYDMNSEFVEEIIKYAREENIDVIGMVPYDDHVPKAMAEMRPLIKQYNEAPASKALVEIARIVEERIIRGWSDWSRSHRPSKPARYVPIIIKPGEKA is encoded by the coding sequence ATGCTTGAAATAGCAGTTGCGAGCGGTAAGGGAGGAGTAGGAAAGAGCACTCTGTCATCTACGCTTATTCTGTACCTAAAAGAGAGAGGATATGATATCATAGCAGTTGATGCTGATGCAGACGCTCCAAACCTCCACCTAATATTTGAAGTTGAGAGGTGGGATAAGGAGGAGCCATATTCCGACTCATGGGTTTCAGAAATAGATTATTTCAGGTGCGTTAACTGCGGGATATGTCACAATGTCTGCACATACGGTGCTGTGAGCTTAGTTGAAGGAAGGTACTATATAAATCCGATGATATGTGAAGGATGCCTGACATGCTCCCTCGCATGCCCTGAAAAGGCTATAAGAAGGAAGAGGGTGAACAGAGGTGTTATCAGGCTCTCCTATACTAAGTACGGTTTCCCTCTTTGGGCTTCGGAGCTCTCACCTGGAAGGCCCAACAGCGGAAGGCTAGTAACGGAAATAAAGAACAGGGCTAAGGCTATGGCTAAAGAAAATACAATATCTGTAGTGGACAGTGCCGCAGGAATAGGGTGCCAGGTCATCTCATCTCTCTCCGGAGCAAATGTTGCTTTGCTCGTAGCGGAGCCTACTCCGGCAAGCTTGAGCGATCTGAAGAGGATACATACCATCGCTAAGCAGTTCTCTCTTCCCTCAGCTCTTGTAATTAACAAATACGACATGAACAGCGAATTCGTTGAGGAAATAATTAAGTATGCAAGAGAGGAGAACATAGATGTGATAGGGATGGTGCCATACGATGATCACGTTCCAAAAGCAATGGCTGAGATGAGGCCCCTCATCAAGCAGTATAATGAAGCTCCCGCATCAAAGGCGCTCGTTGAGATAGCAAGGATTGTTGAGGAAAGGATAATCAGAGGGTGGAGCGACTGGTCTAGGTCTCACAGGCCTTCTAAGCCTGCAAGATATGTGCCGATTATCATCAAGCCTGGAGAGAAAGCTTAA
- a CDS encoding PolB1-binding protein PBP2 family protein, which yields MRELESIMGLKEPRRIIESLIEKGYIERGSGCYNLSRKKFPRS from the coding sequence GTGAGAGAGCTTGAGAGTATAATGGGCCTTAAGGAGCCCAGGAGAATAATAGAGTCCTTGATAGAGAAGGGATATATTGAGAGGGGGAGCGGCTGCTACAACCTATCCAGGAAGAAGTTCCCCAGGAGCTGA
- a CDS encoding AIR synthase-related protein has translation MDSSDGLVKTLKAMAEGSKVSIELEKLPVTKQTRKILRMHGVDVEHAVLFGGEEYEVVFTSSEDENEVMGSCREKGIRCMKIGKVLRGRGKVYFRGKELVGG, from the coding sequence ATGGACTCGAGCGACGGACTGGTGAAGACGCTCAAAGCTATGGCCGAGGGGAGCAAGGTATCAATAGAGCTGGAGAAGTTGCCCGTAACGAAGCAAACGAGGAAGATATTGAGGATGCATGGTGTAGACGTGGAGCATGCGGTGCTTTTCGGAGGGGAGGAGTACGAAGTTGTCTTCACAAGCAGCGAGGATGAGAACGAGGTGATGGGCTCATGCAGGGAGAAGGGGATCAGGTGCATGAAGATAGGGAAGGTTCTCAGGGGGAGAGGGAAGGTATACTTCAGGGGAAAGGAGCTGGTGGGGGGATGA
- a CDS encoding AIR synthase related protein, translated as MTGPISDLSAKGYRAVGIVYSLGIPKEESFDKVKKIVRGIREALEHYGIPFLGGDLNSSGSETWIDVAAVGILSSPSPVSRRGAKPGESVYTTMLNGYGKPGLLYKFYVEGAWQKVSPKLLKFRPRAVMRFPELLSSL; from the coding sequence ATAACTGGACCCATAAGCGACCTCTCTGCGAAGGGATATAGAGCTGTGGGAATAGTCTACAGCCTAGGGATCCCAAAGGAAGAGAGCTTCGATAAGGTCAAGAAGATAGTCAGGGGCATCAGAGAAGCCCTTGAGCACTATGGTATTCCGTTCTTGGGAGGAGATCTGAACTCGAGCGGCAGTGAGACATGGATAGATGTAGCGGCTGTAGGGATCCTCTCATCTCCCTCTCCAGTCTCCAGGAGAGGAGCTAAGCCGGGTGAGAGCGTCTACACCACGATGCTGAATGGATACGGGAAGCCGGGTCTCCTATACAAGTTCTATGTCGAGGGGGCTTGGCAGAAAGTTTCCCCGAAGCTGCTCAAGTTCAGGCCAAGGGCAGTAATGAGATTTCCAGAGCTACTCTCATCTCTGTGA
- a CDS encoding radical SAM protein, giving the protein MGCNLKCKFCWSWRQRDSPRSYGEFYSPEAVAERLSLIAEEKGYSYVRISGGEPTLGFEHLLGVLRTFRDRDKTFILETNGIYLGYSRELAQELSPFVNLHVRVSIKGCNSEEFFEITGARQEFFELQIRALENLLDAGVEAHPAVMMSFSGEESCRELKERLGSIDPSLEESFEEEYVFLYPHVVELMNRHGIWPKKAFSPDGIPREFI; this is encoded by the coding sequence GTGGGCTGCAATCTGAAGTGCAAGTTCTGCTGGAGCTGGAGACAGAGGGATAGCCCTAGGAGCTACGGCGAATTTTACTCCCCTGAAGCTGTAGCTGAAAGGCTCTCTCTGATAGCTGAGGAAAAGGGATATAGCTATGTTAGAATCAGTGGAGGGGAGCCAACCCTGGGTTTCGAGCACCTCCTCGGAGTGCTGAGAACATTCCGAGATCGGGATAAAACCTTCATTCTGGAGACGAACGGCATATACTTGGGATATTCGAGGGAGCTCGCCCAGGAGCTCTCTCCTTTCGTGAATCTCCACGTCAGAGTATCGATAAAGGGTTGCAATAGCGAAGAATTCTTCGAGATAACTGGAGCGAGGCAAGAATTCTTCGAGCTTCAGATAAGAGCTCTGGAGAACCTCCTGGATGCGGGTGTCGAAGCTCATCCAGCAGTGATGATGAGCTTCAGCGGAGAGGAATCTTGCAGAGAGCTCAAGGAGAGGCTGGGTAGCATAGATCCATCTCTTGAGGAAAGCTTCGAGGAGGAGTATGTATTCCTCTATCCGCATGTTGTCGAGCTAATGAATAGGCATGGAATATGGCCGAAGAAAGCATTCAGCCCCGATGGAATACCGAGGGAATTCATCTGA
- a CDS encoding glycosyltransferase: protein MKICIFFSTLNTLGGGNVVLERMIEISKKRGDFVTLITNEPTNWEGLNRYYANGFPKPDRDLHALPVNVNIFGIYLRILQPLHPSMQKDCDLYINAHGDFMPFPVDVIYLHYPTFSMTSEQFMDVKYNKSLFWKAYFIPYQKIQEAIAGHFKNSGIILTNSKFSQDAIKRHLGKESFVIHPPVDVSDFIPASKNEEREDKVITCGRYSPEKNYEFVLRVASLLPEIKFEIIGSAKEKVSYQYYSKLVKMKEEMNLKNVSLLKDLPRKEQVERYSRAKVYFHAMRGEHFGIAPVEGMAAGLIPVVHKIGGPWTDIVDYGKYGFGYESLEDAKRAIEKAINNYEKMKDSVVERSQYFSSDRFDRKFSIVLEAFEKNK from the coding sequence TTGAAGATCTGCATATTTTTTTCCACTCTCAATACCCTAGGAGGAGGAAATGTTGTTCTTGAAAGAATGATCGAGATCTCAAAAAAGCGAGGAGATTTTGTTACGCTGATCACAAATGAGCCAACAAATTGGGAAGGCCTTAATAGATATTATGCAAACGGCTTTCCCAAGCCTGACAGAGATCTACACGCGTTGCCAGTAAATGTCAACATCTTTGGAATTTACCTAAGGATCCTTCAGCCTCTCCATCCTTCCATGCAAAAGGACTGCGATCTCTATATTAATGCCCACGGAGACTTCATGCCCTTTCCGGTTGACGTAATTTATTTGCACTACCCAACTTTCTCAATGACTTCTGAGCAGTTTATGGATGTGAAATACAATAAATCTCTTTTCTGGAAAGCATACTTCATTCCGTATCAAAAAATTCAGGAAGCCATAGCCGGCCACTTCAAAAACTCCGGTATAATTTTAACGAACTCAAAATTTTCGCAAGATGCTATAAAGAGACACTTGGGAAAAGAGTCTTTCGTTATCCACCCTCCAGTTGATGTCTCGGACTTCATCCCAGCATCTAAGAATGAGGAGAGGGAGGACAAGGTAATAACGTGCGGGAGGTACTCTCCAGAGAAGAACTACGAGTTCGTTTTGAGGGTTGCCTCTCTCCTCCCAGAAATAAAATTCGAAATAATAGGTTCGGCGAAGGAAAAGGTCTCATATCAGTACTACAGCAAGCTTGTCAAGATGAAGGAGGAAATGAACCTGAAGAACGTCTCCCTATTAAAAGACCTCCCCAGAAAGGAGCAGGTTGAAAGGTACTCGAGGGCAAAGGTCTACTTCCATGCAATGAGGGGGGAGCACTTTGGGATTGCCCCTGTAGAAGGAATGGCGGCCGGATTGATTCCTGTGGTCCATAAAATAGGGGGTCCATGGACTGACATCGTTGATTATGGAAAGTATGGATTTGGATATGAGAGCCTGGAAGATGCGAAGCGAGCCATTGAAAAAGCTATAAACAACTATGAGAAGATGAAGGATTCTGTTGTTGAGAGATCGCAGTACTTCTCATCAGATAGGTTCGACAGAAAGTTCTCAATAGTTCTTGAAGCGTTTGAAAAAAATAAATAG
- a CDS encoding glycosyltransferase yields METCVVITTYKRAWALPYSIASLKDQSIPPSKVVFVLKPSGDESEKVIEECAEGLNYEIVIQNEGNVAMAVELGIKACKEHDLILFLDDDALASKNWIEKYTEFFERNKSAGGASGIVYKAVLEDNKVSLIDEPFYGKENYTVRSGIHRRPLPEYKDYCEWLSTSGLIGTKQCNSSFIPSVILIGVNMAFKTNAVEKCPLSALYKNSRKCLHYEVMLSYCAKKKGFETYRIVEKGLSPKVYHIANVESLTRGKGLSHQFWIQYDFSKDYWRLRKLGARVNFLHYLIAMGIIARGNLFIKIPATLYAIVK; encoded by the coding sequence ATGGAGACATGCGTTGTAATTACGACATATAAAAGAGCTTGGGCACTTCCATACTCTATTGCATCTCTGAAAGATCAGAGCATTCCTCCATCGAAGGTGGTATTTGTACTCAAACCTTCTGGAGATGAGAGCGAAAAGGTAATAGAGGAATGTGCGGAGGGCTTAAACTATGAGATTGTAATTCAAAATGAAGGAAATGTGGCAATGGCTGTAGAGCTTGGGATAAAAGCCTGCAAAGAGCATGATCTTATACTATTCCTTGATGATGATGCATTAGCTTCTAAAAACTGGATTGAAAAATATACGGAATTCTTTGAGAGGAATAAAAGTGCCGGAGGGGCTAGCGGGATTGTCTACAAAGCAGTGCTTGAAGATAATAAAGTTTCTCTAATCGATGAGCCTTTTTATGGAAAAGAAAATTATACGGTAAGAAGCGGTATTCATAGAAGACCATTGCCGGAATATAAAGATTACTGCGAATGGCTATCTACTTCTGGTCTTATAGGAACAAAACAATGCAATAGCAGTTTTATTCCATCAGTAATTTTAATCGGAGTAAACATGGCATTTAAGACAAATGCTGTTGAAAAATGTCCTTTAAGCGCACTGTATAAAAACAGTAGAAAGTGTCTGCATTATGAAGTAATGCTTAGTTATTGTGCAAAAAAGAAAGGATTCGAAACTTATAGGATAGTGGAAAAAGGTTTATCTCCTAAAGTTTACCACATCGCTAACGTAGAGAGTTTAACTAGGGGAAAAGGTTTATCTCATCAATTCTGGATTCAATATGATTTTTCGAAAGATTACTGGAGGCTGAGAAAGTTAGGAGCTAGAGTCAATTTTCTCCACTATTTGATCGCTATGGGGATAATAGCCAGAGGAAACCTATTTATAAAAATCCCAGCAACATTATATGCTATTGTAAAATAA
- a CDS encoding molybdopterin cofactor-binding domain-containing protein gives MINPLTATGQAIGGLVMGMSRALFEEIIFDDTGGVANPNFSFYYIARAKDVPDDIRVKFLETPQANAPFGARGFSENVMIAVIPAIANAIQRATGVEITELPITNERVWKAIRQQRPDLIEKAMKALKEWRG, from the coding sequence GTGATCAATCCCTTAACTGCGACTGGACAGGCAATTGGAGGGCTCGTCATGGGTATGAGCAGGGCCCTCTTCGAGGAGATAATATTCGATGACACCGGCGGAGTTGCTAACCCCAACTTCAGCTTCTACTACATAGCCAGAGCCAAGGACGTTCCAGACGACATAAGGGTGAAGTTCCTGGAGACGCCCCAGGCCAACGCTCCATTTGGAGCGAGGGGCTTCTCGGAGAACGTGATGATAGCCGTGATACCTGCGATTGCCAACGCTATCCAAAGAGCGACAGGAGTCGAGATAACCGAGCTCCCGATAACCAATGAGAGGGTATGGAAGGCGATAAGGCAGCAGAGACCCGACCTCATCGAGAAGGCGATGAAAGCTCTCAAGGAGTGGAGGGGGTGA
- a CDS encoding UbiA family prenyltransferase, which produces MRGCSRGGPPLNVIFGSIAGGMPALGGWLAHPSSPIIGGILIASLVALWSLNHIWFIASYYSEDYIRARVPMLPVVAGRNATGNASGTVVLAMIIIVTSMWMVGILKFWTLIILFAYMTYMLFLQFKYMRSGERAIAKRIFRGYTAFLGIAMVLMLLSALL; this is translated from the coding sequence ATACGAGGATGCTCAAGAGGAGGACCCCCCCTCAACGTCATTTTCGGGAGCATAGCTGGGGGAATGCCCGCGCTGGGGGGTTGGCTCGCACACCCCAGCTCCCCCATAATAGGAGGGATCCTCATAGCCTCTCTAGTTGCCCTATGGTCTCTGAACCACATATGGTTCATAGCCTCATACTATTCGGAGGACTACATAAGGGCCAGAGTCCCCATGCTCCCCGTAGTTGCGGGTAGGAATGCTACTGGGAATGCTTCTGGGACCGTAGTTCTTGCGATGATCATCATTGTGACATCGATGTGGATGGTGGGGATCCTGAAGTTCTGGACTCTCATCATTCTCTTTGCATATATGACATACATGCTCTTCCTTCAATTCAAATATATGAGAAGTGGGGAAAGAGCCATTGCGAAGCGGATATTCAGGGGATACACAGCCTTCCTTGGAATAGCTATGGTGCTCATGCTCCTAAGTGCTCTGCTCTGA
- a CDS encoding Glu/Leu/Phe/Val dehydrogenase dimerization domain-containing protein yields MDNGKLEVFEGYRVQYNNALGPYKGGIRFHPEVTLETDISHFHIEDVVKDRVFWNRMNCLRA; encoded by the coding sequence ATGGATAATGGCAAACTAGAAGTGTTCGAAGGTTATAGAGTCCAGTACAACAATGCGCTTGGACCTTATAAAGGAGGCATAAGGTTCCACCCTGAGGTAACACTTGAAACTGATATATCCCATTTTCACATTGAGGATGTTGTAAAGGATCGAGTTTTTTGGAATAGAATGAACTGCCTTAGAGCTTAG
- a CDS encoding NifB/NifX family molybdenum-iron cluster-binding protein produces the protein MRKIAVVCEGSGGLEDIVASKFARAPKIVFVELEDEGRILDVKAIDNPGANAESGAAVKIIQTVIDEGAEAVVAPAFGPNAQAILDEVKVKGITVPAGTKVREAVEIAKRELGI, from the coding sequence ATGCGCAAAATTGCTGTTGTTTGTGAAGGAAGTGGAGGATTAGAAGATATAGTAGCTTCAAAATTTGCGAGGGCTCCAAAAATTGTATTTGTTGAGCTAGAGGATGAAGGAAGAATATTGGATGTTAAGGCTATAGACAATCCTGGTGCAAATGCAGAGAGCGGAGCTGCTGTTAAAATCATACAAACTGTAATTGATGAAGGGGCTGAAGCTGTGGTAGCTCCCGCATTCGGTCCAAACGCCCAAGCCATCTTGGATGAAGTAAAGGTGAAAGGCATAACAGTTCCAGCGGGAACTAAAGTAAGGGAGGCTGTCGAAATAGCTAAGAGGGAGCTCGGAATCTGA
- a CDS encoding MalY/PatB family protein, with product MSNFDKIVERRGTGSEKWDFLSRTFGSDDLIPMWIADMDFQSPKPVIDAIIKRAEHGIFGYTDLTEEYYETVVNWFERRYKWSIKREWIVYTPGVIPAISTAIATFTNPGDKIIVQPPVYYPFFRSVESNGRRILANPLVLHDKRYEMNFRDLEEKAKDPRARMIILCNPHNPVGRVWRKEELERLGEIAIENNLIVVSDEIHSDIRYPGISFKNFASISEELADISITCTSPSKTFNLAGIKASNIIVPNRKMREMFRSSLEAMGISKPNVFAEEAVKAAYREGEGWLNDMLNYLKGNLDFLKRFVEENMPEVEVIEPEGTYLVWMDFRKVESDPKKLERLMRDIAKVALDEGYIFGSGGEGFERINIACPRSMLERALVQIADAVKRYKEGLVRFA from the coding sequence ATGTCAAATTTTGATAAGATCGTTGAGAGGAGGGGAACCGGGTCTGAAAAGTGGGACTTCCTTTCGAGGACTTTCGGTTCAGATGATCTAATTCCCATGTGGATAGCAGACATGGACTTTCAATCTCCGAAGCCCGTCATAGATGCAATTATTAAGAGGGCAGAGCATGGAATCTTCGGATACACCGATCTGACAGAGGAATACTACGAGACCGTTGTAAATTGGTTTGAGAGGAGATACAAATGGAGCATAAAGAGGGAGTGGATCGTGTATACACCTGGGGTAATACCCGCGATAAGCACAGCAATCGCTACATTCACCAATCCTGGGGATAAGATCATAGTGCAGCCTCCCGTCTACTATCCGTTCTTCAGATCTGTGGAGAGCAATGGGAGGAGGATACTTGCCAACCCCCTCGTTCTTCATGACAAGAGGTATGAAATGAACTTCAGAGATCTGGAAGAGAAGGCGAAGGATCCAAGGGCTAGGATGATCATACTATGCAATCCTCACAATCCTGTAGGGAGGGTGTGGAGGAAAGAAGAGCTTGAGAGGTTGGGCGAGATTGCAATTGAAAACAACCTCATCGTTGTCTCGGATGAGATACATTCTGATATAAGGTATCCCGGAATATCTTTCAAGAACTTCGCGTCAATTTCAGAAGAACTCGCAGATATCTCGATAACGTGCACCTCTCCTTCGAAGACCTTCAATTTAGCCGGAATAAAGGCTTCCAACATAATAGTTCCCAACAGAAAGATGAGGGAGATGTTCAGGAGCTCTCTCGAGGCAATGGGGATTTCTAAGCCTAATGTTTTCGCAGAAGAAGCTGTAAAGGCGGCGTACAGAGAAGGAGAGGGCTGGCTCAATGATATGCTGAACTACTTGAAGGGAAACTTAGATTTTCTCAAGAGGTTCGTTGAGGAGAACATGCCTGAAGTTGAAGTTATAGAGCCTGAGGGCACCTACCTCGTTTGGATGGACTTCAGAAAGGTTGAGTCAGATCCGAAAAAGCTTGAAAGGCTCATGCGAGATATTGCAAAGGTTGCTCTCGATGAGGGATACATATTTGGAAGCGGAGGCGAGGGCTTCGAGAGGATTAATATAGCATGTCCTAGATCCATGCTCGAAAGGGCTCTAGTACAAATAGCAGATGCAGTGAAGAGGTATAAGGAAGGCCTCGTTCGATTCGCATAG
- a CDS encoding FAD binding domain-containing protein, with protein MSAPYTTLPEFKYVRPKSLEEALKLLKENGDAAKVMNGGVGLIGFMKERLVEAQYIVDIKGIGELKKIEYVPGKGLLIGATVTGNELLEFFEKNPEVREKFRALYEAASHMADAILRNRGTIVGNILEGLPYVDMSGPAVLFDAEVHAVSLEGERWLPVDGLVLGPAMTQLFPGEIVTEILFKEPPAGSKSTYIKLQSRTEYGIVNLSALLSNAGSPGKRDVRLVVTAATQLPYRAREFEENLKKAERIDDVLEQEAEKLANSLDVIEDPYASAEFRKHLIKVLTIRAFKTLSR; from the coding sequence ATGTCCGCACCTTACACAACACTTCCAGAGTTCAAGTATGTGAGGCCGAAGAGCTTGGAGGAAGCTCTGAAGCTCTTGAAGGAGAACGGAGATGCAGCAAAAGTAATGAACGGAGGAGTTGGGCTCATAGGCTTCATGAAGGAGAGGCTCGTGGAAGCTCAGTACATCGTCGATATAAAGGGCATAGGAGAACTGAAGAAGATAGAATACGTCCCAGGCAAGGGGCTCTTAATAGGGGCAACAGTGACCGGGAATGAGCTCCTGGAGTTCTTCGAGAAGAACCCAGAAGTTAGGGAAAAGTTCAGAGCGCTCTACGAGGCAGCATCGCACATGGCAGATGCCATACTGAGGAACAGGGGAACTATAGTCGGGAACATATTGGAAGGACTCCCATACGTTGACATGTCAGGCCCAGCAGTCCTATTCGATGCGGAAGTCCACGCAGTGAGTCTAGAGGGCGAGAGGTGGTTGCCAGTTGATGGACTGGTGCTGGGACCAGCCATGACGCAGCTCTTTCCCGGAGAAATAGTGACCGAGATCCTATTCAAGGAGCCACCTGCAGGGAGCAAATCGACGTATATAAAGCTCCAGTCCAGGACGGAGTATGGTATAGTCAACCTATCCGCGCTCCTCTCCAATGCAGGGTCTCCGGGGAAGAGGGACGTGAGGTTAGTTGTGACAGCAGCGACTCAGCTCCCGTATAGGGCGAGGGAGTTCGAGGAGAATCTCAAGAAGGCAGAGAGAATCGACGATGTCCTGGAGCAAGAAGCAGAGAAGCTGGCCAACAGCCTAGATGTCATAGAGGATCCCTATGCGAGCGCTGAGTTCAGAAAGCACCTGATCAAGGTTCTAACCATAAGGGCTTTCAAAACGCTCTCGAGGTGA